In Polaribacter sp. L3A8, a genomic segment contains:
- a CDS encoding polyribonucleotide nucleotidyltransferase codes for MIPKVFREVIDLGDGRTISLETGKLAKQAHGSVVVQMGKAMLLCTVVSNYKQSDVDFLPLTVDYREKFAAAGRYPGGFFKREARPSDGEVLTMRLVDRVLRPLFPKDYHAEVQVMIQLMSHDEDVMPDALAGLAASAAIQLSDFPFECPISEARVGRINGEFVINPNRAQLAESDIDMMIGASADSVMMVEGEMDEISEEEMADAIKFAHEAIKIQCAAQVKLAEAFGKKETRIYQGEREDEELAVKINELTYDKCYAIAKKGTSKVERTTAFAEVKEELKASFTEEELADYGDLVGKYFNKSQKSAVRELTLAEGLRLDGRKTDEIRPIWCEVDYLPSVHGSSIFTRGETQALATVTLGTSRDAMKIDMPSYEGEENFYLHYNFPPFCTGEARPLRGTSRREVGHGNLAQRGLKGMIPADCPYTVRVVSEVLESNGSSSMATVCAGTMALMDAGVKMTRPVSGIAMGLISDGDRYAVLSDILGDEDHLGDMDFKVTGTSEGITACQMDIKVKGLGYEILVNALKQAREGRLHILGKITDTIATANGEVKAHAPKMINRRIPNDMIGAFIGPGGKHIQELQKETGTTIVITEDAVTEEGIIEILGTDPAGIEQVIARIESMLFKPQVGSAYEVKVIKMLDFGAVVEYVEAPGNEVLLHVSELAWERTENVTDVVNMGDVFDVKYFGLDPRTRKEKVSRKALLPKPEGYVARPPRDDKRSGGRDNRSRDNRGRDDRKPREPRKEE; via the coding sequence ATGATTCCAAAAGTATTTAGAGAGGTTATAGACCTTGGAGATGGAAGAACCATCTCATTAGAAACCGGTAAACTAGCAAAACAAGCGCACGGTTCTGTTGTTGTTCAAATGGGAAAAGCAATGTTGTTATGTACAGTAGTTTCTAACTACAAACAATCTGACGTTGATTTTTTACCGCTTACAGTAGATTATAGAGAAAAATTTGCCGCTGCAGGTAGATATCCTGGAGGTTTCTTTAAAAGAGAAGCAAGACCAAGTGATGGAGAAGTTTTAACAATGCGTCTTGTAGACCGTGTTTTACGTCCATTATTTCCAAAAGATTACCATGCAGAAGTACAAGTAATGATTCAATTAATGTCTCATGATGAAGACGTTATGCCAGATGCATTAGCAGGTTTAGCAGCATCAGCAGCTATACAATTATCAGATTTTCCATTCGAATGCCCTATCTCTGAAGCAAGAGTTGGTCGTATCAACGGAGAATTTGTAATCAACCCAAACAGAGCACAATTAGCAGAGTCTGACATCGATATGATGATTGGAGCATCTGCAGATTCTGTAATGATGGTTGAAGGTGAAATGGATGAAATTTCTGAAGAAGAAATGGCAGATGCAATTAAATTTGCCCATGAAGCTATTAAAATTCAGTGTGCTGCTCAAGTAAAATTAGCAGAAGCTTTTGGTAAGAAAGAAACTAGAATTTACCAAGGAGAAAGAGAAGATGAAGAATTAGCAGTAAAAATTAATGAACTTACTTACGATAAGTGTTATGCAATTGCTAAAAAAGGAACTTCTAAAGTAGAACGTACTACTGCATTTGCAGAAGTAAAAGAAGAATTAAAAGCTTCATTTACAGAAGAAGAATTAGCAGATTACGGTGATTTAGTTGGAAAATACTTCAACAAATCTCAAAAAAGTGCAGTTAGAGAATTAACATTAGCAGAAGGTTTACGTTTAGATGGACGTAAAACTGATGAGATTAGACCAATTTGGTGTGAAGTAGATTATTTACCATCAGTACATGGTTCATCAATCTTTACTCGTGGAGAAACGCAAGCATTAGCAACCGTAACTTTAGGAACATCTAGAGATGCAATGAAAATAGATATGCCATCTTACGAAGGTGAAGAAAATTTCTATTTACATTACAACTTCCCTCCTTTTTGTACAGGTGAAGCTAGACCGTTAAGAGGAACATCTCGTAGAGAAGTTGGTCATGGTAATTTAGCACAACGTGGTTTAAAAGGAATGATTCCTGCAGATTGTCCTTATACAGTAAGAGTAGTATCTGAAGTTTTAGAATCTAACGGTTCTTCTTCTATGGCAACTGTTTGTGCTGGTACAATGGCATTAATGGATGCAGGTGTAAAAATGACGAGACCAGTATCTGGTATTGCTATGGGATTAATTTCTGATGGTGATCGTTATGCTGTTTTATCTGATATTTTAGGTGATGAAGATCACTTAGGAGATATGGATTTTAAAGTAACTGGTACTTCAGAAGGAATTACTGCTTGCCAAATGGATATTAAAGTAAAAGGATTAGGATACGAAATTTTAGTAAATGCACTAAAACAAGCTCGTGAAGGTCGTTTACATATTTTAGGTAAAATTACTGATACGATTGCAACTGCAAACGGAGAAGTAAAAGCACATGCTCCTAAAATGATTAACAGACGTATTCCTAATGATATGATTGGTGCATTTATTGGACCAGGAGGTAAACATATTCAAGAATTACAAAAAGAAACAGGAACTACAATTGTAATTACTGAAGACGCTGTAACTGAAGAAGGAATTATTGAAATTTTAGGCACAGACCCAGCAGGAATAGAACAAGTTATTGCTCGTATCGAGTCAATGTTATTTAAACCACAAGTTGGCAGTGCTTACGAAGTGAAAGTAATTAAAATGTTAGATTTTGGTGCCGTTGTAGAATATGTAGAAGCTCCAGGAAATGAAGTTTTATTACACGTTAGTGAATTAGCATGGGAAAGAACAGAAAACGTTACTGATGTAGTAAACATGGGCGATGTTTTTGATGTGAAGTACTTTGGTTTAGACCCAAGAACTCGTAAAGAAAAAGTTTCTAGAAAGGCATTGTTACCAAAACCAGAA
- the rpsO gene encoding 30S ribosomal protein S15: protein MYLTKEVKESIFEKHGKGKNDTGSSEGQIALFTYRINHLTGHLKNNRKDYNTERSLVMLVGKRRSLLDYLKKTDIVRYREIIKELGIRK, encoded by the coding sequence ATGTATTTAACTAAAGAAGTAAAAGAAAGCATCTTCGAAAAGCACGGTAAAGGAAAAAACGATACTGGTTCTTCAGAAGGTCAAATTGCATTATTCACTTACAGAATTAACCACTTAACAGGACACTTAAAAAACAATCGTAAAGATTATAATACAGAGCGTTCATTAGTAATGTTGGTTGGTAAACGTAGAAGTTTATTAGATTATCTAAAGAAAACTGATATTGTAAGATATCGTGAAATAATTAAAGAATTAGGAATTAGAAAATAA
- the accD gene encoding acetyl-CoA carboxylase, carboxyltransferase subunit beta has protein sequence MAWFKRTDKGIQTSTEDKKDTPKGLWYKTPSGKVIDTEELKRNLYVSPEDGYHVRIGSKEYFELFFDENKFKELDANLTSKDPLKFEDTKKYPDRLKAAQEKTKLKDAVRTAVGLSLGKEIVIAAMDFAFIGGSMGSVVGEKIARAIDYSIKNKIPFLMISKSGGARMMEASLSLMQLVKTSAKLAQLAEVNIPYISLCTDPTTGGTTASYAMLGDINIAEPNALIAFAGPRVVKDTTGKDLPEGFQKSEFVLEHGFLDAIYERKNLKKQVNLYIDLIQNIPIRS, from the coding sequence ATGGCTTGGTTTAAAAGAACGGATAAAGGAATACAGACTTCAACAGAAGATAAAAAAGATACTCCAAAAGGGTTATGGTACAAAACACCTAGTGGAAAAGTAATAGATACAGAAGAATTAAAAAGAAACTTATATGTTAGTCCAGAAGATGGATATCACGTAAGAATAGGTAGTAAAGAATATTTCGAATTGTTTTTTGACGAAAACAAGTTTAAAGAGTTAGATGCAAACCTTACCTCTAAAGATCCTTTAAAGTTTGAAGACACAAAAAAATATCCAGATAGATTAAAAGCAGCACAAGAAAAAACAAAACTAAAAGACGCTGTTAGAACTGCCGTTGGTTTATCATTAGGAAAAGAAATTGTAATTGCAGCAATGGATTTTGCTTTTATAGGAGGGTCAATGGGATCTGTAGTTGGAGAAAAAATAGCAAGAGCTATCGATTATTCAATAAAAAATAAAATTCCTTTTTTAATGATTTCTAAATCTGGAGGGGCAAGAATGATGGAAGCTTCTTTATCTTTAATGCAATTAGTAAAAACATCAGCAAAATTAGCACAGTTAGCAGAAGTTAATATTCCTTATATTTCTTTATGTACAGACCCAACAACTGGCGGAACAACTGCTTCTTACGCTATGTTAGGTGATATTAATATTGCAGAACCAAATGCATTAATTGCTTTTGCAGGACCAAGAGTTGTAAAAGACACCACCGGTAAAGATTTACCAGAAGGATTTCAAAAATCAGAATTTGTTTTAGAACATGGTTTCCTAGACGCTATCTACGAGCGTAAAAACTTAAAAAAACAGGTAAATTTGTATATCGATTTAATACAAAATATACCTATTAGATCATAA
- the fbaA gene encoding class II fructose-bisphosphate aldolase yields MSHNIKPGVATGSEVQDIFNFAKEKGFALPAVNVIGSNTINGVLETARDLNAPVIIQFSNGGAQFNAGKGLSNEGEKAAIAGGIAGAKHVHELAVAYGVPVILHTDHCAKKLLPWIDGLLDASEKHFEETGKPLYSSHMIDLSEEPLEENIEICKTYLARMSKMGMTLEIELGITGGEEDGVDNSDVDESKLYTQPEEVAYAYEELSKVSDKFTIAAAFGNVHGVYKPGNVKLTPKILKNSQEFITKKYGVEENHIDFVFHGGSGSTLEEIREAIGYGVIKMNIDTDMQYAFMSGIRDYMGEKAAYLKSQIGSPDGPESPNKKHYDPRKWLREGEATFITRLKQAFSDLNNVDTL; encoded by the coding sequence ATGAGTCATAATATAAAGCCAGGTGTTGCAACCGGATCAGAAGTTCAAGATATTTTTAATTTTGCAAAAGAAAAAGGATTTGCTTTACCAGCAGTAAACGTAATTGGATCTAACACTATTAATGGTGTTTTAGAAACGGCAAGAGATTTAAATGCTCCTGTAATTATTCAGTTTTCTAATGGTGGTGCTCAATTTAATGCAGGAAAAGGTTTATCTAACGAAGGTGAAAAAGCTGCCATAGCTGGTGGTATTGCTGGTGCAAAACATGTACACGAATTAGCAGTTGCTTATGGAGTTCCTGTTATTTTACATACAGACCACTGTGCAAAAAAATTATTACCTTGGATAGACGGATTATTAGATGCTTCAGAAAAACATTTTGAAGAAACTGGTAAACCTTTATATAGCTCTCACATGATCGATTTATCTGAAGAGCCTTTAGAAGAAAATATTGAGATTTGTAAAACATATTTAGCTCGTATGAGTAAAATGGGTATGACTTTAGAAATTGAATTAGGAATTACAGGTGGTGAAGAAGATGGTGTTGACAATAGTGATGTTGATGAATCTAAATTATACACACAACCAGAAGAAGTTGCTTATGCTTATGAAGAACTGTCTAAAGTAAGTGACAAATTTACAATTGCTGCAGCTTTTGGAAACGTACACGGTGTTTATAAACCAGGAAACGTAAAGTTAACTCCAAAAATCTTAAAAAATTCTCAAGAATTTATTACAAAGAAATATGGTGTTGAAGAAAATCATATCGATTTTGTATTTCATGGAGGATCTGGTTCTACATTAGAAGAAATTAGAGAAGCAATTGGATACGGTGTTATTAAGATGAACATTGATACTGATATGCAGTATGCTTTTATGAGCGGAATTAGAGATTACATGGGAGAAAAAGCCGCTTATTTAAAATCTCAAATTGGAAGCCCTGATGGACCTGAATCTCCAAACAAAAAACATTACGATCCAAGAAAATGGTTACGTGAAGGTGAAGCTACTTTTATTACACGTTTAAAACAAGCCTTTTCTGACTTAAACAATGTAGATACATTATAA